A genomic stretch from Thermomonospora umbrina includes:
- a CDS encoding SDR family NAD(P)-dependent oxidoreductase — MRGRSAHGHRAAVITGAGGGIGAATDCRPAAEGYRAVLTGRRAEPLGNVAKQMAPTAVDVTDRAAVRAPAARLDRCDVLVDVAGGTIARADRRAMDEPNVLGPQPMTDRSRGDAAMVGPVVAEDVTRPPHVTIDLLVPRFHAQAARHEVHRAHQDRQG, encoded by the coding sequence ATGAGGGGCCGGTCCGCCCACGGTCACCGCGCCGCCGTGATCACGGGAGCCGGTGGCGGGATCGGCGCGGCCACGGACTGCCGCCCGGCCGCGGAGGGCTACCGGGCGGTGCTCACGGGCCGACGCGCGGAACCCCTTGGGAACGTTGCAAAGCAGATGGCGCCGACGGCGGTCGACGTCACCGACCGAGCCGCCGTCAGGGCTCCGGCCGCCCGCTTGGACCGATGCGATGTCCTGGTCGACGTCGCCGGAGGGACCATCGCGCGGGCCGACCGGCGGGCCATGGACGAGCCGAACGTCCTCGGGCCACAGCCCATGACCGACCGCTCTCGAGGCGACGCGGCCATGGTCGGCCCGGTCGTCGCCGAGGACGTCACCCGACCACCCCACGTCACCATCGACCTTCTCGTGCCGCGTTTCCACGCCCAGGCGGCCCGGCACGAGGTCCACCGAGCACACCAAGACCGTCAAGGCTGA
- a CDS encoding ArsR/SmtB family transcription factor: protein MSKDLTTGHLGAVLSHQLFRALGDPTRVRLLDLIAERCRACSVSELADCLDVDLSVVSRHLTLLRAAGVLRATKSGRNVLYEIQFDSLAEALRGIADALERAREDFEPTGSRSSLDLEGPP from the coding sequence GTGAGCAAGGATTTGACGACCGGTCATCTCGGTGCGGTGCTGTCGCACCAACTGTTCCGCGCCCTGGGCGACCCGACGCGGGTGCGCCTGCTGGATCTGATCGCCGAGCGATGTCGCGCCTGCTCGGTGTCCGAGCTGGCGGACTGCCTGGACGTGGACCTGTCGGTGGTGTCCCGGCATCTGACCCTCCTGCGGGCGGCCGGAGTGCTGAGGGCGACCAAGAGCGGCCGCAACGTGCTGTACGAGATCCAGTTCGACTCCCTCGCCGAGGCCCTGCGCGGCATCGCCGACGCCCTGGAACGCGCGCGCGAGGACTTCGAGCCCACCGGCTCCCGATCTTCCCTCGATCTGGAAGGACCGCCATGA
- a CDS encoding ABC transporter ATP-binding protein, with amino-acid sequence MRQGEVLRRALLGQWRHAALSAALAASHQGGEVLVPVVIGVVIDQAIVPGDGGALVTWIAVLAAVFVTLSFSFRFSFRAAERASEQAGHELRLELTRRTLDPRGGAESGRLPGELVNVATGDAKRVGAVHVALGAAIASLAGLVAGGLALLWMSVPLGLLVLLGIPPLLGLAHVLGKPLERRSGAEQERAAHASGVAADLIAGLRVLKGIGAERSAVERYRATSRASLAATVRAARAQAWHDGGMLMLTGVFIAIVALVGGRLAVSGDITVGQLVTAVGLAQFLLTPLSLLSWANGEFAQGRASAARIASVLGSPPAVAEGDGVLPQPVRGAVRLREVTCGDGAVRGLSLDVAAGELLGVVTTDPKTATSLLRLLGRAADPESGEVEVDGVPLRTLDPAEIRRVIVVAEHDADLFEGSLLDNVTAASADGMAEKAMAAAAADEVARNLPQGTATVLSERGRSLSGGQRQRVALARALAVDAPVLVLHDPTTAVDAVTEAGIAAGLRKVREGSTTIVVATSPALLAETDRVAFVDGGAVIAEGAHGDLAREHPAYRAAVLF; translated from the coding sequence GTGCGTCAGGGTGAGGTGCTGCGGCGGGCATTGCTCGGGCAGTGGCGCCACGCGGCGCTCAGCGCCGCGCTGGCCGCGTCGCACCAGGGCGGCGAGGTGCTGGTCCCCGTCGTGATCGGCGTGGTGATCGACCAGGCGATCGTGCCGGGCGACGGCGGTGCCCTGGTGACCTGGATCGCCGTGCTGGCCGCGGTCTTCGTCACGCTGTCGTTCAGCTTCCGGTTCAGCTTCCGCGCCGCCGAGCGGGCGTCCGAGCAGGCAGGTCACGAGCTGCGCCTGGAGCTGACCCGGCGGACGCTCGACCCCCGGGGAGGTGCGGAGTCGGGCCGCCTTCCGGGCGAGCTGGTGAACGTCGCGACCGGCGACGCCAAGCGGGTCGGCGCGGTGCACGTCGCGTTGGGCGCGGCGATCGCGTCGCTGGCGGGTCTGGTGGCCGGGGGTCTGGCGCTGCTCTGGATGTCGGTGCCGCTGGGCCTGCTCGTTCTACTGGGCATTCCGCCGCTGCTCGGCCTGGCGCACGTGCTCGGCAAGCCCCTGGAACGCCGCAGCGGCGCGGAGCAGGAGCGCGCCGCGCACGCGTCCGGGGTGGCCGCCGACCTGATCGCCGGTCTGCGGGTGCTCAAGGGCATCGGCGCCGAGCGGTCGGCGGTCGAGCGTTACCGGGCCACCAGCCGCGCCTCCCTGGCGGCGACCGTGCGCGCGGCGCGCGCCCAGGCCTGGCACGACGGCGGCATGCTCATGCTGACCGGCGTGTTCATCGCCATCGTCGCGTTGGTCGGCGGGCGGCTGGCCGTGTCCGGGGACATCACCGTCGGGCAGTTGGTGACGGCGGTGGGTCTGGCGCAGTTCCTGCTGACACCGCTGTCCCTGCTGTCGTGGGCGAACGGCGAGTTCGCGCAGGGACGGGCATCGGCCGCCCGCATCGCCTCGGTGCTGGGCTCACCGCCCGCCGTGGCCGAGGGCGACGGCGTCCTGCCGCAGCCGGTGCGCGGCGCGGTGCGGCTGCGCGAGGTGACCTGCGGCGACGGCGCGGTGCGCGGGCTGAGCCTGGACGTCGCGGCCGGCGAGTTGCTGGGCGTCGTGACGACCGACCCGAAGACCGCGACGTCGCTGCTGCGCCTGCTGGGCCGGGCCGCCGACCCCGAGTCCGGCGAGGTCGAGGTGGACGGTGTTCCGCTGCGGACCCTCGATCCGGCCGAGATCCGCCGGGTGATCGTGGTCGCCGAGCACGACGCCGACCTGTTCGAGGGCTCCCTCCTGGACAACGTCACCGCGGCGTCCGCGGACGGCATGGCGGAGAAGGCGATGGCCGCGGCGGCGGCCGATGAGGTCGCCCGCAACCTGCCGCAGGGCACGGCGACCGTGCTGTCCGAGCGCGGGCGGTCGCTGTCGGGCGGGCAGCGGCAGCGGGTCGCCCTGGCCCGCGCGCTCGCCGTCGACGCGCCCGTGCTGGTGCTGCACGACCCGACCACCGCCGTCGACGCGGTCACCGAAGCGGGGATCGCGGCCGGCCTGCGCAAGGTACGGGAGGGGAGCACCACGATCGTGGTGGCGACCAGCCCGGCGCTGCTGGCCGAGACCGACCGGGTGGCGTTCGTGGACGGTGGCGCCGTCATCGCCGAAGGCGCCCACGGCGACCTCGCGCGTGAGCATCCGGCCTATCGCGCCGCCGTCCTGTTCTGA
- a CDS encoding ATP-binding cassette domain-containing protein has translation MNAAEVRDLTIRTAQRPLVGPVSFTLPLGESMGLCGPSGAGKSTVLRALVGLLPETLQAAGEVRVLDIDVTAQSPAALSDLRARAVLVPQVPIVFPGGILANVLFGIRHVVRAPRGKLRKRAESALVEVGLWNEVAERLDAPAGDLSVGQRQRLALARALALDPQLILLDEPTSSLDGASAAEVEATLQSLRGRRTMILVSHDMNQVERLCSTTVAIGAGHQGAAAGAQSML, from the coding sequence GTGAACGCAGCCGAAGTCCGTGATCTGACGATCAGAACCGCTCAACGTCCGCTGGTCGGCCCCGTGTCGTTCACCCTCCCCCTCGGGGAGTCCATGGGACTGTGCGGGCCCTCCGGGGCGGGCAAGTCCACCGTGCTCAGAGCGCTCGTGGGCCTCCTGCCGGAGACCCTGCAGGCCGCCGGGGAGGTACGCGTCCTCGACATCGACGTGACCGCGCAGAGCCCTGCGGCGCTGTCCGACCTGCGCGCACGCGCGGTGCTCGTTCCCCAGGTGCCGATCGTCTTCCCGGGCGGCATCCTGGCCAACGTGCTCTTCGGGATCCGGCACGTCGTCCGCGCCCCCCGCGGCAAGCTGCGGAAGCGCGCCGAGTCCGCCCTGGTCGAGGTGGGCCTGTGGAACGAGGTGGCCGAGCGCCTGGACGCCCCCGCCGGCGATCTGTCCGTCGGCCAGCGACAGCGCCTGGCGCTGGCACGGGCGCTGGCCCTGGACCCCCAGTTGATCCTGCTCGACGAGCCGACCAGTTCGCTGGACGGCGCGTCGGCCGCCGAGGTCGAGGCGACGCTGCAGTCCCTGCGCGGCCGGCGCACGATGATCCTGGTCTCGCACGACATGAACCAGGTGGAGCGCCTGTGCTCCACCACGGTGGCCATCGGCGCCGGCCATCAAGGGGCGGCGGCGGGCGCCCAGAGCATGCTCTAG
- a CDS encoding (2Fe-2S)-binding protein, whose amino-acid sequence MNANRAGAAVAVGRSAEDALGPLIGRLRAEADGGEALGVEPGLVGTGEDWFTAAELIGSPHERLRTLIARTERRWRAPSHVAAALWWKNVSYWTALPVATGWALNRRVPLLTLDTTLLRASEEADMRVAVSELRVATGNDDDLGAAIAATLLRDVCAPLIDALHELTRAGRRGLWGSVAEALVYPLVTAAPGDASQAAALLRSVGDPVAGLVELPELRRRTCCLWVTLPEADACPTCCVIGGARASG is encoded by the coding sequence GTGAACGCGAATCGGGCTGGGGCTGCGGTCGCCGTCGGGCGGTCCGCCGAGGACGCGCTGGGACCGCTCATCGGCCGGCTGCGCGCCGAGGCCGACGGCGGGGAGGCCCTCGGCGTGGAGCCGGGGCTGGTCGGGACGGGCGAAGACTGGTTCACCGCCGCCGAGCTGATCGGGTCGCCCCACGAGCGGCTGCGTACGCTCATCGCACGGACGGAGCGCCGCTGGCGGGCGCCATCGCATGTGGCGGCGGCCCTCTGGTGGAAGAACGTGTCGTATTGGACGGCCCTGCCGGTCGCGACGGGCTGGGCCCTCAACCGGCGCGTACCACTGCTGACCTTGGACACCACGCTGCTGCGGGCCTCCGAGGAGGCGGACATGCGGGTGGCGGTGAGCGAGCTGCGCGTCGCCACCGGGAACGACGACGATCTCGGCGCGGCCATCGCCGCCACGCTTCTGCGTGACGTGTGCGCGCCGCTGATCGACGCCCTGCACGAGCTCACCCGCGCCGGTCGGCGCGGGCTGTGGGGGTCGGTGGCCGAGGCCCTGGTCTACCCGTTGGTCACCGCCGCGCCCGGCGACGCCTCCCAAGCCGCCGCGCTTCTGCGGTCGGTCGGCGATCCGGTGGCCGGGCTGGTGGAGCTGCCCGAGCTGCGACGCCGCACGTGCTGTCTGTGGGTGACGCTGCCGGAGGCGGACGCCTGCCCCACCTGCTGCGTGATCGGGGGCGCACGTGCGTCAGGGTGA
- a CDS encoding FAD-dependent oxidoreductase, with product MSDNVPHEHADGTAASCCGVSACCTSGEQSVDATTTVRQAKTEAGCGCVDDASDQALPVVVIGAGPVGLAAAAHLAERGLDFLVLEAGQQVGAAIAEWGHVRLFSPWRYDTDAAARRLLEPTGWSAPPADRLPTGAELVRDYLAPLAKVPALASQIRTGTRVVAVTRDGVDVTRTVDRDDHPLLVRTVAADGTVRDLRARAVIDASGTWGRTNPLGHSGLPAPGEDRAAPHLAGPLPDVLGRDRDRFAGRHILVVGMGHSAANTLLDLAELAAGAPGTRITWAVRSASVTRLYGGGDADGLPARSALGTRLRHAVEAGTIELIRGFTITRLATAGGALQVVGTTPDGERTLSADTVVGATGFRPDLDMLREVRLELDPATEAPIKLAPMIDPNFHSCGTVPPHGERELAHPEKGFYLAGMKSYGRAPTFLLATGYEQVRSIVAALAGDREAADTVQLDLPETGVCSTDAPADDAQIAVEASSCCGAAPAEPVTIDLREPAGLGFATGQVHGYSGETEHANA from the coding sequence ATGAGTGACAACGTCCCCCACGAGCACGCCGACGGAACCGCCGCCTCGTGCTGCGGGGTGAGCGCCTGCTGCACCTCCGGCGAGCAGTCCGTCGACGCGACGACCACCGTCCGGCAGGCCAAGACCGAGGCGGGCTGCGGCTGTGTCGACGACGCCTCCGACCAGGCCCTGCCGGTCGTGGTGATCGGGGCGGGTCCGGTCGGGCTGGCCGCCGCCGCGCACCTGGCCGAACGCGGTCTGGACTTCCTCGTCCTGGAGGCCGGGCAGCAGGTGGGGGCCGCGATCGCCGAGTGGGGTCATGTGCGGCTGTTCTCTCCGTGGCGGTACGACACCGACGCCGCCGCCCGCCGACTGCTCGAGCCCACGGGTTGGAGCGCACCGCCGGCCGACAGGCTCCCGACCGGCGCCGAACTCGTCCGCGACTACCTGGCACCGCTCGCGAAGGTGCCCGCGCTGGCCTCGCAGATCCGCACCGGCACCCGGGTCGTCGCCGTCACCCGTGACGGCGTCGACGTCACCCGCACCGTCGATCGTGACGACCACCCGCTGCTGGTGCGCACCGTCGCGGCCGACGGGACCGTGCGGGACCTGCGCGCCCGCGCGGTGATCGACGCCTCCGGAACGTGGGGTCGCACCAACCCCCTCGGCCACTCCGGCCTGCCCGCGCCCGGCGAGGACCGGGCCGCTCCCCACCTGGCCGGCCCGTTGCCCGACGTCCTGGGCCGTGACCGGGACCGGTTCGCCGGACGCCACATCCTGGTCGTCGGCATGGGCCATTCGGCCGCCAACACCCTGCTCGACCTCGCCGAACTCGCCGCCGGCGCCCCCGGCACCCGCATCACCTGGGCGGTCCGCTCGGCTTCGGTCACCCGTCTGTACGGCGGCGGCGACGCCGACGGCCTCCCCGCCCGCAGCGCCCTCGGCACCCGTCTCAGGCACGCCGTCGAGGCCGGCACCATCGAACTGATCCGCGGCTTCACCATCACCCGCCTCGCCACCGCCGGCGGCGCCCTTCAGGTGGTGGGCACGACCCCGGACGGCGAACGCACCCTGTCCGCCGACACCGTGGTGGGCGCCACCGGCTTCCGCCCGGACTTGGACATGCTGCGCGAGGTCCGCCTCGAGCTCGACCCCGCCACCGAGGCCCCGATCAAGCTCGCCCCGATGATCGACCCCAACTTCCACAGTTGCGGCACCGTCCCCCCGCACGGCGAACGCGAGCTCGCCCACCCCGAGAAGGGGTTCTACCTCGCCGGGATGAAGAGCTACGGCCGTGCTCCCACGTTCCTCCTGGCCACGGGGTACGAGCAGGTCCGTTCCATCGTCGCCGCCCTGGCCGGTGACCGGGAGGCCGCCGACACGGTCCAGCTCGACCTGCCCGAGACCGGCGTGTGCTCCACCGATGCGCCCGCCGACGACGCGCAGATCGCCGTGGAGGCCTCCTCGTGCTGCGGCGCCGCTCCCGCCGAGCCCGTGACCATCGACCTCCGCGAACCCGCCGGGCTCGGCTTCGCCACCGGCCAGGTCCACGGCTACTCCGGCGAAACCGAACACGCCAACGCGTGA
- a CDS encoding ABC transporter permease subunit translates to MIGATRVRTALAPRSDRPHASRWVTGAAGAGAAAVGAGAVVLGAFLVIGVTSGDVDWSRLLTSDDWSHQQGLFGAATMLWGTAVVSVIALLIALPLGWSAALALNELTPLRRRRFMRTAVELLAAVPSIVYGLLGVALLRPLVSGLFNVPGGDGLLTAGVLLGVMVLPTVVAVSVDALADVPGGVRETAAALGLSRSEVIVSAVLPLARGGMLAGGVLGLARALGETVAIFLVIGRADGPLPGPGQMLDSLLRPGQTITTKLGGPEPLLVGTGGAGWAALCALGILLLGIVAALTVLAQSRRLNRPGRVFRARSGAPRHRAARDRAVLVLLRGTLLLPVLFTVGIAIAVASRGTRALHPDFWLSPAVGASAGGVRDQVVGTVLLVAAAGVIAASLGLALALLIGEYTRPRSARWLRTGVVMLGGIPTILLGLAGYWFFGSTLGWGKSWLAGAVLLGLVAIPIVTLAITAQMSTLPPERLETARALGLRRSQVVRSVLVPHVRPALVTGLLLGLARAAGETAPLLFAATVFAGASAVPSGVVNEPVVSLPTHVFNLAQDAADPAALEAAWGSAAVLVIIIALLLASTIPIRRRLERDRA, encoded by the coding sequence GTGATCGGCGCGACCCGTGTGCGCACCGCGCTCGCGCCCCGGTCCGACCGGCCGCACGCGTCCCGCTGGGTGACCGGCGCGGCGGGTGCCGGCGCGGCGGCCGTGGGCGCGGGCGCCGTGGTCCTGGGGGCCTTCCTGGTCATCGGGGTGACCTCCGGCGACGTCGACTGGAGTCGTCTGCTCACCTCCGACGACTGGAGCCACCAGCAGGGACTCTTCGGTGCGGCGACGATGCTGTGGGGCACGGCCGTGGTCAGCGTCATCGCCCTGCTCATCGCGCTGCCGCTCGGCTGGTCCGCCGCCTTGGCGCTGAACGAGCTGACCCCGCTGCGCCGGAGACGGTTCATGCGCACCGCCGTGGAGCTGCTGGCCGCGGTCCCGTCCATCGTCTACGGCCTCCTCGGTGTGGCCCTGCTGCGGCCCCTGGTCAGCGGGCTGTTCAACGTGCCCGGGGGAGACGGGCTGCTCACCGCCGGCGTGCTGCTCGGCGTGATGGTGCTCCCGACCGTCGTCGCGGTGTCCGTCGACGCCCTGGCCGACGTGCCCGGCGGCGTCCGGGAGACCGCCGCCGCGCTCGGACTGTCGCGCAGCGAGGTCATCGTCTCGGCGGTGCTCCCGCTGGCCCGGGGCGGAATGCTGGCCGGCGGGGTGCTGGGACTGGCTCGGGCGCTGGGGGAGACGGTGGCCATCTTCCTGGTCATCGGCCGTGCGGACGGACCGCTCCCCGGGCCGGGCCAGATGCTGGACTCCCTGCTGCGTCCCGGCCAGACGATCACCACCAAGCTCGGCGGCCCGGAACCGCTGCTCGTCGGCACCGGCGGCGCCGGCTGGGCGGCGCTGTGCGCGCTCGGGATCCTGCTGCTGGGCATCGTCGCCGCGCTCACGGTCCTCGCCCAGTCCCGGCGGCTGAACCGGCCGGGACGGGTCTTCCGGGCGCGTTCCGGGGCACCGCGACACCGTGCCGCCCGTGACCGTGCGGTGCTGGTCCTCCTGCGCGGGACGCTGTTGCTGCCGGTCCTGTTCACCGTGGGCATCGCCATCGCCGTCGCGAGCCGTGGGACCCGGGCCCTGCACCCGGACTTCTGGCTCAGCCCGGCGGTGGGGGCCAGCGCCGGCGGCGTACGCGACCAGGTCGTCGGCACGGTCCTTCTCGTCGCGGCGGCGGGCGTCATCGCGGCGTCCCTCGGACTCGCCCTGGCCCTGCTCATCGGCGAGTACACGCGCCCGCGCTCGGCCCGGTGGCTGCGCACCGGCGTGGTGATGCTCGGCGGCATTCCCACGATCCTCCTCGGTCTGGCCGGCTACTGGTTCTTCGGTTCGACTCTGGGATGGGGGAAGAGCTGGTTGGCCGGCGCGGTACTGCTGGGGCTCGTCGCGATACCGATCGTCACCCTCGCCATCACCGCCCAGATGTCGACCCTGCCGCCGGAACGCCTGGAGACCGCGCGAGCGCTGGGTCTGCGTCGAAGCCAGGTCGTTCGTTCGGTGCTGGTGCCGCACGTCCGTCCCGCCCTCGTCACCGGGCTGCTGCTCGGCCTGGCGAGGGCCGCCGGGGAGACGGCCCCGTTGCTGTTCGCCGCGACGGTGTTCGCCGGGGCGAGCGCGGTGCCGTCCGGCGTCGTGAACGAGCCCGTGGTCAGCCTGCCCACGCACGTGTTCAACCTGGCCCAGGACGCCGCCGACCCGGCCGCGCTCGAGGCCGCGTGGGGATCGGCGGCCGTCCTGGTGATCATCATCGCCCTCCTGCTGGCCTCGACCATCCCGATTCGCCGACGTCTGGAAAGGGACCGCGCGTGA
- the aroA gene encoding 3-phosphoshikimate 1-carboxyvinyltransferase: protein MTNILELPETEIVPLRELDATVKVVGSKSYTNRFLAIAGLCHEQTVLRNALHSQDTILLAEALRAFGHVDVDLDAESATITVTPLGRPMRAPETAIDMGNAGTPIRFLITMAALAEGRTVLTGNTRMRERPMGHLLDALNTLGVDARAVHGNGSPPIEIPGSALVGGSTRIDGTVSSQFTSSLLISAPVTEKGVQLEVVGDLVSKPYVDMTIAALRQTGIAVGRREFSTFTVDGGQRYRGGEIAVEPDASGMSYFLAAAAVLGGRVTIPGIGPGSHQGDVGLVKAFVDMGCTATSDTDGITVTGGPLTGIDIDMGDMPDVAPTLAVVAAFARGRTHITGIGNLRVKECDRIDAVATELGKMGVTVDTTQDTMTVHGGTEPRGAVIDTYDDHRIAMAFAVAGLRTPGVVIREPGCVVKSFPNFWEVFQGLRGNG, encoded by the coding sequence ATGACGAACATCCTGGAACTCCCCGAGACCGAGATCGTCCCCCTCCGGGAGCTCGACGCGACCGTCAAGGTCGTCGGCTCCAAGAGCTACACCAATCGCTTCCTCGCCATCGCCGGGCTCTGCCATGAGCAGACGGTCCTGCGCAACGCCCTCCACTCCCAGGACACCATCCTGCTGGCGGAGGCGCTGCGGGCGTTCGGGCACGTCGACGTCGACCTGGATGCGGAGTCGGCGACCATCACGGTGACCCCCCTCGGACGTCCCATGCGAGCCCCGGAGACCGCGATCGACATGGGAAACGCCGGCACGCCGATCCGGTTCCTCATCACCATGGCGGCCCTCGCCGAGGGGCGGACCGTGTTGACGGGCAACACGCGCATGCGCGAGAGGCCGATGGGCCACCTCTTGGACGCGCTGAACACCCTCGGCGTCGACGCGCGAGCCGTACACGGCAACGGCTCACCCCCGATCGAGATCCCCGGTTCGGCGCTGGTCGGCGGATCCACGCGCATCGACGGAACGGTGAGCAGCCAGTTCACCAGCAGCCTGCTCATCAGCGCCCCGGTCACCGAGAAGGGCGTCCAACTCGAGGTCGTCGGCGACCTGGTCTCCAAGCCCTACGTCGACATGACGATCGCCGCCCTGCGGCAGACCGGGATCGCCGTGGGGCGGCGCGAATTCTCCACGTTCACCGTCGACGGCGGTCAGCGGTACCGCGGTGGAGAGATCGCCGTGGAGCCCGACGCCTCCGGCATGTCGTACTTCTTGGCCGCCGCCGCGGTCCTCGGCGGCCGGGTCACCATCCCCGGCATCGGCCCGGGCTCCCATCAGGGCGACGTCGGGCTCGTCAAGGCGTTCGTCGACATGGGCTGCACGGCGACGAGCGACACCGACGGCATCACCGTGACCGGCGGTCCGCTGACCGGCATCGACATCGATATGGGTGACATGCCGGACGTGGCCCCGACCCTCGCCGTCGTCGCCGCCTTCGCCCGGGGTCGCACGCACATCACCGGCATCGGCAACCTCAGGGTCAAGGAGTGCGACCGGATCGACGCGGTCGCCACCGAGCTGGGCAAGATGGGCGTCACCGTCGACACGACGCAGGACACCATGACGGTGCACGGCGGCACGGAGCCGCGGGGCGCCGTCATCGACACCTACGACGACCACCGGATCGCGATGGCCTTCGCCGTCGCCGGACTGCGCACCCCGGGAGTCGTCATCCGCGAGCCGGGTTGCGTGGTCAAGTCGTTCCCGAACTTCTGGGAGGTCTTCCAGGGCCTCCGGGGCAACGGCTGA
- a CDS encoding ArsR/SmtB family transcription factor, translated as MSKSESDAATCCAPLNGPPMAEDEAVELAAVFKALADPVRLRLLNLIASAAGGEACVCDLTGPFEVSAPTISHHLKVLRQAGLIKGERRGTWVYYRLVPEALTRMSGLLALPVPA; from the coding sequence ATGTCTAAATCTGAGTCGGACGCCGCGACCTGCTGTGCCCCGCTGAACGGCCCTCCGATGGCGGAGGACGAGGCGGTGGAACTGGCCGCGGTGTTCAAGGCGCTCGCCGACCCGGTGCGGCTGCGTCTGCTGAACCTGATCGCGTCGGCCGCGGGCGGAGAGGCGTGCGTGTGCGACCTCACGGGGCCGTTCGAGGTGTCCGCGCCGACCATCTCGCACCATCTGAAGGTGTTGCGCCAGGCCGGGCTGATCAAGGGTGAACGGCGCGGGACCTGGGTGTACTACCGGCTCGTGCCCGAGGCGCTGACCCGCATGTCGGGGCTGCTCGCGCTGCCCGTGCCCGCCTGA
- a CDS encoding phosphate ABC transporter substrate-binding protein produces MNVPSRHRSFGSDRRRSRIVGVAASLVVFAASTACAGGAESTTLRVSGSTTVNPVAADAAKILRDRGMSITVDTQGGSAGGLTQLAAGQIDIAMSSKPVGDAERRQHPKVTFTTTEIGQDAVGIVIRRNVYDGGVKSLSRQQLRRLFEGKVANWRELGGPDVPVYVYDKEPGRGTREVLDAFMYGKGVTAPPPPNSGRYAIVGGNEEGRTKTASTDGAVTPLSVAFAQGHPALAVVAVDGITPSPENVRTGKYSLARPLLLVTDGPPKGEARRFIDFVLSTPGQELVTKHGYLNLENLGRR; encoded by the coding sequence ATGAACGTTCCCAGCAGACACCGCTCGTTCGGCTCGGACCGGCGGCGCAGCCGCATCGTGGGCGTCGCGGCGAGCCTGGTGGTGTTCGCCGCCTCCACGGCGTGCGCCGGCGGGGCCGAGAGCACCACCCTCCGGGTGAGCGGCTCGACGACCGTCAACCCGGTGGCGGCCGACGCCGCCAAGATCCTCCGGGACCGGGGCATGTCCATCACCGTGGACACCCAGGGCGGATCGGCCGGCGGACTCACCCAGCTCGCCGCCGGCCAGATCGACATCGCGATGAGCTCGAAGCCGGTCGGCGACGCCGAGCGAAGGCAGCACCCCAAGGTCACCTTCACCACCACCGAGATCGGGCAGGACGCGGTCGGCATCGTCATCCGCCGGAACGTCTATGACGGCGGCGTCAAGTCGCTGTCCCGGCAGCAGCTCCGGCGGCTGTTCGAAGGCAAGGTCGCCAACTGGCGCGAGCTGGGCGGGCCGGACGTGCCCGTCTACGTGTACGACAAGGAGCCCGGCCGCGGCACCCGCGAGGTCCTGGACGCCTTCATGTACGGCAAGGGCGTCACCGCTCCGCCCCCGCCGAACAGCGGCCGCTACGCCATCGTCGGCGGCAACGAGGAGGGCCGCACCAAGACGGCGTCGACGGACGGGGCGGTGACGCCGCTCTCGGTGGCCTTCGCTCAGGGGCACCCGGCGCTGGCCGTGGTCGCGGTCGACGGCATCACCCCCAGCCCCGAGAACGTCCGCACGGGGAAGTACTCCCTGGCTCGGCCGCTGCTCCTGGTGACCGACGGCCCTCCGAAGGGCGAGGCGCGCCGGTTCATCGACTTCGTGCTCTCCACACCGGGCCAGGAGCTGGTGACCAAGCACGGCTACCTCAACCTCGAGAACCTCGGCCGCCGGTGA
- a CDS encoding DUF2703 domain-containing protein, whose amino-acid sequence MTSITGSTEAPTSVRDHLPGTAPGPREDAPPGGPPEARLTVEYWTVAMDGDDSCGSCDETLTTLRHMVARVRPLARSLGIDVDVTHRVVATWGEALDHEIVASPTIRAEGTELRPSHPDDSERREWRWRGDTGDTAPGQALLDLLVRALAVRSRRLSAHLDRRGPAPYVRQYLQPAPSAAEPTSSGNGPATCG is encoded by the coding sequence ATGACCTCGATCACCGGGTCCACCGAGGCCCCGACCTCCGTCCGCGACCACCTGCCGGGCACGGCTCCGGGCCCTCGGGAGGACGCCCCGCCCGGCGGCCCGCCGGAGGCACGGCTGACGGTGGAGTACTGGACCGTCGCCATGGACGGCGACGACTCCTGCGGCTCGTGCGATGAAACCCTCACGACTCTGCGGCACATGGTCGCCCGGGTACGGCCCCTGGCCCGATCGCTGGGCATCGACGTCGACGTGACCCACCGCGTCGTCGCCACCTGGGGCGAGGCCTTGGACCACGAGATCGTCGCGTCGCCGACCATCCGCGCCGAGGGCACCGAGCTGCGCCCCTCCCACCCGGACGACTCCGAGAGGCGGGAATGGCGGTGGCGCGGCGACACCGGTGACACCGCACCGGGTCAGGCGCTGCTCGACCTGCTCGTTCGCGCGCTGGCGGTCCGCAGCCGACGCCTCAGCGCCCATCTCGACCGCCGAGGCCCGGCGCCCTACGTGCGCCAATATCTGCAGCCGGCCCCGTCCGCGGCCGAACCGACCTCCTCGGGCAACGGTCCCGCCACCTGCGGCTGA